One Comamonas endophytica DNA window includes the following coding sequences:
- a CDS encoding hydroxymethylglutaryl-CoA lyase, producing the protein MPSTASRQAVLREVGLRDGLQSLARTMPTAQKLAWVDAAYAAGQREIEVGSFVPARLLPQLADTAEVLAHAKALPGLVASVLVPNLKGAQKALECGADLMVVPLSASHAHSLANLRKTPDEVVAEVARIRAQRDAGGHATLIEGGVGTAFGCTLQGEVEPAEVLRLLVALLDAGADRVSLADTVGFADPEMVRRMFEAARREVGDRLCCAHFHDTRGLGLANAYAAWQTGIERFDACLAGIGGCPHAPGASGNVATEDLAFMLERMGVETGLDIQALLALRRQLEAWLPGETLHGVLWQAGLPQVLNGAAAMAA; encoded by the coding sequence ATGCCGTCCACTGCTTCCCGCCAAGCCGTCCTCCGCGAAGTCGGCCTGCGCGACGGCCTGCAGAGCCTGGCGCGCACCATGCCGACGGCGCAAAAACTCGCCTGGGTCGATGCCGCCTACGCCGCCGGCCAGCGCGAGATCGAGGTCGGCTCCTTCGTGCCGGCGCGGCTGCTGCCCCAGCTGGCCGACACCGCCGAGGTGCTGGCGCATGCCAAGGCGCTGCCCGGGCTGGTGGCCTCGGTGCTGGTGCCCAATCTCAAGGGCGCGCAGAAGGCGCTGGAATGCGGCGCCGATCTGATGGTGGTGCCGCTGTCGGCCAGCCATGCCCACAGCCTGGCGAATCTGCGCAAGACGCCCGACGAGGTGGTGGCCGAGGTGGCACGCATCCGCGCACAGCGCGACGCGGGCGGCCACGCGACGCTGATCGAGGGCGGTGTGGGTACCGCCTTTGGCTGTACGCTGCAGGGCGAGGTCGAGCCGGCCGAGGTGCTGCGCCTGCTGGTGGCGCTGCTCGATGCGGGCGCGGACCGGGTGAGCCTGGCCGATACCGTGGGCTTTGCCGACCCCGAAATGGTGCGGCGCATGTTCGAGGCAGCGCGCCGCGAGGTCGGAGACAGGCTATGCTGCGCGCACTTCCACGATACGCGCGGGCTCGGCCTGGCAAATGCCTATGCGGCCTGGCAGACCGGCATCGAGCGCTTCGATGCCTGCTTGGCCGGCATCGGCGGCTGTCCGCATGCGCCGGGCGCCAGCGGCAACGTGGCGACCGAGGACCTGGCGTTCATGCTCGAACGCATGGGCGTGGAGACAGGATTGGATATCCAGGCCCTGCTGGCATTGCGCCGGCAGCTCGAGGCCTGGTTGCCGGGGGAGACCCTGCATGGTGTGCTGTGGCAGGCAGGTCTGCCGCAGGTGCTCAATGGCGCGGCGGCGATGGCTGCCTGA
- a CDS encoding LysR family transcriptional regulator produces the protein MRDLDLTTLRLFVAVCEQRNIAAVGLQQAMVGSAISKRLAQLEYQVGTQLLVRKRRGVAPTPAGETLLEHARALLARSAVIARDMAGYAQGTRGHVRLLVTASVMAESLADDVAAFLQAPAHGQIQVSLEERVSPEVARGVREGSASVGICWDAADLEGLQTQAYRGDHLAICAHASHPVAARRQVHFAEVLDHEFVNMPALSAVQQMLTRAAAVHGKVLQHRMQVSHFEAALRVVRANLAISVVPFEIAEPFAKAYGLRLVPLADAWAQRRFAICFRSHEQLSTAAQLLVAHLHGCGLEHAVGRGCVSPEHGAVRKLS, from the coding sequence ATGCGCGACCTCGACCTGACCACCCTGCGGCTGTTCGTCGCCGTGTGCGAGCAACGCAATATCGCGGCGGTGGGCCTGCAGCAGGCCATGGTCGGCTCGGCCATCAGCAAGCGGCTGGCCCAGCTCGAATACCAGGTCGGCACGCAGCTGCTGGTGCGCAAGCGCCGCGGCGTGGCGCCCACGCCCGCCGGCGAGACCCTGCTCGAGCATGCACGCGCGCTGCTGGCGCGCAGCGCGGTGATCGCGCGCGACATGGCGGGCTATGCCCAGGGCACGCGCGGCCATGTGCGGCTGCTGGTCACCGCTTCGGTCATGGCCGAGTCGCTGGCCGACGACGTGGCGGCCTTCCTGCAAGCGCCCGCCCATGGCCAGATCCAGGTCAGCCTCGAGGAGCGCGTGAGCCCCGAAGTGGCGCGCGGCGTGCGCGAGGGCAGCGCCTCGGTCGGCATCTGCTGGGACGCGGCCGACCTCGAGGGCCTGCAGACCCAGGCCTACCGCGGCGACCACCTGGCCATCTGCGCGCATGCCAGCCACCCCGTCGCCGCGCGCCGGCAGGTGCACTTCGCCGAGGTGCTGGACCATGAATTCGTGAACATGCCGGCGCTCAGCGCGGTGCAGCAGATGCTCACGCGCGCCGCCGCCGTGCACGGCAAGGTGCTGCAGCACCGCATGCAGGTCTCGCATTTCGAGGCCGCGCTGCGCGTCGTGCGCGCCAACCTGGCGATCAGCGTGGTGCCTTTCGAGATCGCCGAGCCCTTTGCAAAGGCCTACGGCCTGCGCCTGGTGCCGCTGGCCGATGCCTGGGCGCAGCGGCGCTTCGCCATCTGCTTTCGCAGCCACGAGCAGCTGAGCACGGCCGCGCAGCTGCTGGTCGCGCATCTGCATGGCTGCGGTCTGGAACATGCCGTTGGTAGAGGATGCGTCAGTCCGGAGCATGGGGCCGTACGGAAGCTGAGCTAA
- a CDS encoding tripartite tricarboxylate transporter substrate-binding protein, translating to MHFPHLPRRSLLALAAASLALPLGALAQGDKPLRVILPLSAGSGADGAIRAISTSLAKAVGHPVVIENLPGAGGITGTAQIVRGPRDGSMIGVVSNNHVVNPSVYTSIPFDAMQDISPITIIGATPFVLVANPAVPAHSIQELVALAKAKPGTLNYGSSGNGTILHLGAAMVVDQAKLDVRHIPYKGMGMLMNDLLSGQVQWAVVALAPAAPHIKSGMLRALGVTTAQRVPSMPELPTIAEQGLPDYALEGWIAAVGPKDLPMAERSRLHQAFQQTLAQPEARNALVAQGYEIKLTPPEATAAFMRSELQRMAQVVKNARVKLD from the coding sequence ATGCATTTTCCCCATCTTCCCCGACGCAGCCTCCTGGCCCTTGCGGCCGCCAGCCTCGCGCTCCCGCTGGGCGCGCTGGCCCAGGGCGACAAGCCGCTGCGCGTGATCCTGCCGCTGTCGGCAGGCTCGGGCGCCGACGGCGCGATCCGCGCGATCAGCACCTCGCTGGCCAAGGCCGTGGGCCACCCGGTGGTCATCGAGAACCTGCCGGGCGCGGGTGGCATCACCGGCACGGCGCAGATCGTGCGCGGCCCCAGGGACGGCTCGATGATCGGCGTGGTCTCGAACAACCATGTGGTCAATCCCAGCGTCTACACGTCGATCCCCTTCGACGCCATGCAGGACATCTCGCCGATCACCATCATCGGCGCGACGCCCTTCGTGCTGGTCGCCAACCCGGCGGTGCCGGCGCACAGCATCCAGGAGCTGGTGGCGCTGGCCAAGGCCAAGCCCGGCACGCTGAACTACGGCTCCTCGGGCAACGGCACCATCCTGCACCTGGGCGCGGCAATGGTGGTCGACCAGGCCAAGCTGGACGTCAGGCACATTCCCTACAAGGGCATGGGCATGCTGATGAACGACCTGCTCAGCGGCCAGGTGCAGTGGGCCGTGGTGGCGCTGGCGCCCGCGGCGCCGCACATCAAGAGCGGCATGCTGCGCGCCCTGGGCGTGACCACGGCGCAGCGCGTGCCTTCGATGCCCGAGCTGCCGACGATTGCCGAGCAGGGCCTGCCCGACTATGCGCTCGAAGGCTGGATCGCGGCCGTGGGTCCCAAGGACCTGCCGATGGCCGAGCGCAGCCGCCTGCACCAGGCTTTCCAGCAGACGCTGGCCCAGCCCGAGGCGCGCAACGCGCTGGTCGCGCAGGGCTACGAGATCAAGCTCACGCCGCCCGAAGCCACCGCGGCTTTCATGCGCTCGGAGTTGCAGCGCATGGCGCAGGTCGTGAAGAACGCCCGCGTGAAATTGGATTAG
- a CDS encoding FKBP-type peptidyl-prolyl cis-trans isomerase, translating into MAFTTTPSGLQYEDTIVGEGAEAKRGANVTVHYTGWLYNEGVQGAKFDSSKDRKDPFVFPLGAGMVIKGWDEGVQGMKVGGARTLIIPAALGYGARGAGGVIPPNATLKFDVELLAV; encoded by the coding sequence ATGGCATTCACCACCACCCCCTCCGGCCTGCAATACGAAGACACCATCGTCGGCGAAGGCGCCGAAGCCAAGCGTGGCGCCAACGTCACCGTGCACTACACCGGCTGGCTCTACAACGAAGGCGTGCAGGGCGCGAAGTTCGACTCGAGCAAGGACCGCAAGGACCCCTTCGTGTTCCCCCTGGGCGCCGGCATGGTGATCAAGGGCTGGGACGAAGGCGTGCAGGGCATGAAGGTCGGCGGCGCACGCACGCTGATCATTCCCGCAGCGCTGGGCTACGGCGCGCGCGGCGCGGGCGGCGTGATCCCGCCGAACGCTACGCTCAAGTTCGATGTGGAGCTGCTGGCGGTTTGA
- a CDS encoding CaiB/BaiF CoA transferase family protein, with protein sequence MSENLNAADAAKGAGLPLQGLRVVEFSHMVMGPTCGMVLADLGAEVIKVEPVEGDRTRHLLGAGAGFFPMFNRNKKSIALDLRHPEGLQAAIRLASSADIVVQNFKPGVMKKYGLDYSALSRLNERLIYVNHAGFLPGPYEQRTALDEVVQMMGGLAYMTGRPGDPLRAGASVNDIMGGMFGAIGAMAALMQRATTGRGQEIDSALFENNVFLVGQHMMQYAVTGEAAAPMPERISAWAVYDVFSVKDNGQIFLAAVSDAQWNTLCKAMGFADLQADPAYATNNDRVRARPTLLPELRHRLSAYSTEQLSDIFERNGLPYAPIVRPEQLFDDPHLNATGGLAEVTLTDGERAGQTARTTLLPIRMDGQRPGIRHNPPKLGEHTRQLLDSLGYSPDEVKAMEANGAVV encoded by the coding sequence ATGTCTGAGAATTTGAATGCTGCGGATGCGGCCAAGGGTGCCGGCCTGCCGCTGCAGGGTCTGCGGGTGGTGGAGTTTTCGCATATGGTCATGGGTCCCACCTGCGGCATGGTGCTGGCGGATCTGGGGGCCGAGGTCATCAAGGTCGAGCCCGTCGAGGGCGACCGCACGCGCCATCTGCTGGGCGCGGGCGCGGGCTTCTTCCCGATGTTCAACCGCAACAAGAAGAGCATCGCGCTGGACCTGCGCCACCCCGAGGGCCTGCAGGCCGCGATCCGCCTGGCCTCGTCGGCCGACATCGTGGTGCAGAACTTCAAGCCCGGCGTCATGAAGAAGTACGGCCTCGACTACAGCGCGCTGTCGCGCCTGAACGAGCGGCTGATCTACGTGAACCACGCGGGCTTCCTGCCCGGCCCCTACGAGCAGCGCACGGCGCTCGACGAGGTGGTGCAGATGATGGGCGGGCTGGCCTACATGACCGGCCGCCCGGGCGACCCGCTGCGCGCGGGTGCCAGCGTCAACGACATCATGGGCGGCATGTTCGGCGCGATCGGCGCGATGGCGGCGCTGATGCAGCGCGCCACCACCGGCCGCGGCCAGGAGATCGATTCGGCGCTGTTCGAGAACAATGTGTTCCTGGTCGGCCAGCACATGATGCAGTACGCCGTGACGGGCGAGGCGGCCGCGCCCATGCCCGAGCGCATCTCCGCCTGGGCGGTGTACGACGTGTTCAGCGTCAAGGACAACGGCCAGATCTTCCTGGCGGCCGTGAGCGACGCGCAGTGGAACACGCTGTGCAAGGCCATGGGCTTTGCCGACCTGCAGGCCGACCCGGCCTATGCCACCAACAACGACCGCGTGCGCGCCCGCCCGACGCTGCTGCCCGAGCTGCGCCACCGCCTGTCGGCCTACAGCACCGAGCAGCTGTCCGATATCTTCGAGCGCAACGGCCTGCCCTACGCGCCCATCGTGCGTCCCGAGCAGCTGTTCGACGACCCGCACCTCAACGCCACGGGCGGGCTGGCCGAGGTCACGCTCACCGATGGCGAGCGTGCCGGGCAGACTGCGCGCACCACCCTGCTGCCGATCCGCATGGACGGCCAGCGCCCCGGCATCCGCCACAACCCGCCCAAGCTGGGGGAACACACCCGGCAGCTGCTGGATTCGCTGGGCTATAGCCCCGACGAGGTCAAAGCCATGGAAGCCAACGGCGCCGTGGTCTAA
- the ppsA gene encoding phosphoenolpyruvate synthase: MSALFEATALVVPFEKLRMSDVESVGGKNASLGEMISQLPEGVKVPTGFATTAHAFRQFLAFEGLADRINAKLAALDIEDVRALATAGAEIRAMVENQPFPADLQQAIGEAFATLSAGNDQASFAVRSSATAEDLPDASFAGQQETFLNVVGIDDVLHKMKEVFASLYNDRAISYRVHKGFAHDVVALSAGVQRMVRSDTGAAGVMFTIDTESGFEDVVFITSSYGLGETVVQGAVNPDEFYVHKPMLKAGKKALIRRNLGSKLVQMVFASAEEKATSGKLVKTTDVAPELRNRYSLTDADVEQLARYALVIEEHYGRPMDIEWGKDGTDGQIYILQARPETVKSQSKGQAEMRYKLMGTGAVLAEGRAIGQKIGTGPVRLVGDISQMDQVQPGDVLVTDMTDPNWEPVMKRASAIVTNRGGRTCHAAIIARELGIPAVVGCGNATELLKAGTLVTVSCAEGDTGKIYDGLIETEVTEVQRGAMPEIKTKIMMNVGNPQLAFDFAQLPNEGVGLARLEFIINNNIGVHPKAILDYPAVDADLKKAVESVARGHASPRAFYVDKVAEGVATIAAAFYPKPVIVRMSDFKSNEYRKLIGGSRYEPEEENPMLGFRGAARYISADFGEAFKMECEALRRVREDMGLTNVQIMIPFVRTLKQAERVNQLLADNGLKRGENGLKLIMMCEVPSNAILADEFLEYFDGFSIGSNDLTQLTLGLDRDSGLELLAADFDERDPAVKKMLKRSIDACLAQGKYVGICGQGPSDHPDFAEWLAQQGISSISLNPDSVVATWQQLADR; encoded by the coding sequence ATGTCTGCACTGTTTGAGGCGACCGCCCTGGTCGTTCCTTTCGAGAAATTGCGAATGAGCGACGTCGAGTCGGTCGGCGGCAAGAACGCCTCGCTCGGCGAGATGATCTCCCAGCTGCCCGAGGGCGTGAAGGTGCCCACGGGCTTCGCGACCACGGCGCATGCGTTCCGCCAGTTCCTGGCTTTCGAAGGCCTGGCCGACCGCATCAACGCCAAGCTGGCCGCGCTCGACATCGAGGACGTGCGCGCGCTGGCCACGGCCGGCGCCGAGATCCGCGCCATGGTCGAGAACCAGCCTTTCCCGGCCGACCTGCAGCAGGCCATCGGCGAAGCCTTTGCCACGCTGAGCGCGGGCAACGACCAGGCCTCGTTCGCGGTGCGATCCTCGGCCACGGCCGAGGACCTGCCCGACGCCTCCTTTGCCGGCCAGCAGGAAACCTTCCTCAACGTGGTGGGCATCGACGACGTGCTGCACAAGATGAAGGAAGTGTTCGCCTCGCTCTACAACGACCGTGCGATCTCCTACCGCGTGCACAAGGGCTTCGCGCACGACGTGGTCGCGCTGTCGGCCGGCGTGCAGCGCATGGTGCGCTCCGACACCGGTGCCGCCGGCGTCATGTTCACCATCGACACCGAATCGGGCTTCGAGGACGTGGTGTTCATCACCTCGAGCTACGGCCTGGGCGAGACCGTGGTGCAGGGCGCCGTCAACCCCGACGAGTTCTATGTGCACAAGCCCATGCTCAAGGCCGGCAAGAAGGCGCTGATCCGCCGCAACCTGGGCTCGAAGCTGGTGCAGATGGTGTTCGCCTCGGCCGAGGAGAAGGCCACCAGCGGCAAGCTGGTCAAGACCACCGATGTCGCGCCCGAGCTGCGCAACCGCTACTCGCTGACCGACGCCGACGTCGAGCAGCTCGCGCGCTATGCGCTGGTCATCGAGGAGCACTACGGCCGCCCGATGGACATCGAGTGGGGCAAGGACGGCACCGACGGCCAGATCTACATCCTGCAGGCCCGCCCCGAGACCGTGAAGAGCCAGTCCAAGGGCCAGGCCGAGATGCGCTACAAGCTCATGGGCACGGGCGCGGTGCTGGCCGAAGGCCGCGCCATCGGCCAGAAGATCGGCACCGGCCCGGTGCGCCTGGTCGGCGACATCTCGCAGATGGACCAGGTGCAGCCCGGCGACGTGCTGGTCACCGACATGACCGACCCGAACTGGGAGCCGGTGATGAAGCGTGCCTCGGCCATCGTCACCAACCGCGGCGGCCGCACCTGCCACGCGGCGATCATCGCGCGCGAGCTCGGCATTCCTGCCGTCGTCGGCTGCGGCAACGCCACCGAACTGCTCAAGGCCGGCACGCTGGTCACCGTGTCCTGCGCCGAAGGCGACACCGGCAAGATTTACGACGGCCTGATCGAGACCGAGGTCACCGAGGTGCAGCGCGGCGCGATGCCCGAGATCAAGACCAAGATCATGATGAACGTCGGCAACCCCCAGCTGGCCTTCGACTTCGCGCAGCTGCCCAACGAGGGCGTGGGCCTGGCGCGCCTGGAGTTCATCATCAACAACAACATCGGCGTGCACCCCAAGGCCATCCTGGACTACCCCGCGGTCGATGCCGACCTGAAGAAAGCCGTGGAATCGGTGGCCCGCGGCCATGCCTCGCCGCGCGCCTTCTATGTCGACAAGGTGGCCGAAGGCGTGGCGACGATCGCCGCCGCGTTCTACCCCAAGCCGGTCATCGTGCGCATGTCGGACTTCAAGTCCAACGAATACCGCAAGCTGATCGGCGGCAGCCGCTACGAGCCCGAGGAAGAGAACCCGATGCTGGGCTTCCGCGGCGCGGCGCGCTACATCAGCGCCGACTTCGGCGAAGCCTTCAAGATGGAATGCGAGGCGCTGCGCCGCGTGCGCGAGGACATGGGCCTGACCAACGTGCAGATCATGATCCCCTTCGTGCGCACGCTCAAGCAGGCCGAGCGCGTGAACCAGCTGCTGGCCGACAATGGCCTGAAGCGCGGCGAGAACGGGCTCAAGCTGATCATGATGTGCGAGGTGCCCTCGAACGCCATCCTGGCCGACGAGTTCCTCGAGTACTTCGACGGCTTCTCCATCGGCTCCAACGACCTGACCCAGCTGACGCTGGGCCTGGACCGCGACTCCGGCCTGGAGCTGCTGGCGGCCGACTTCGACGAGCGCGATCCCGCCGTGAAGAAGATGCTCAAGCGCTCCATCGACGCCTGCCTGGCCCAGGGCAAGTACGTGGGCATCTGCGGCCAGGGCCCTTCGGACCACCCGGACTTCGCCGAATGGCTGGCGCAGCAGGGCATCTCCTCGATCTCGCTCAATCCTGACAGCGTGGTTGCCACCTGGCAGCAGCTGGCCGATCGCTGA
- a CDS encoding winged helix-turn-helix transcriptional regulator, translating to MSPKENVAINQLFERLECRYALRVLWALRDGHPQTFRLLQDSVGGITPNTLNTRIKELRECGLLEHGSDGYIVTMTGQDLLKRLSDVQAFANRWVTARAKK from the coding sequence ATGAGCCCCAAGGAAAATGTCGCCATCAACCAGCTGTTCGAGCGGCTCGAATGCCGTTACGCGCTGCGGGTGCTGTGGGCGCTGCGGGACGGACATCCCCAGACCTTCCGCCTGCTCCAGGACAGCGTCGGCGGCATCACCCCCAACACGCTCAACACCCGCATTAAGGAGCTGCGCGAATGCGGGCTGCTCGAGCATGGCAGCGATGGCTACATCGTGACGATGACGGGCCAGGACCTGCTCAAGAGGCTCAGCGACGTGCAGGCCTTTGCCAACCGCTGGGTCACGGCGCGCGCCAAGAAGTAA